In a single window of the Luteolibacter yonseiensis genome:
- a CDS encoding basic secretory protein-like protein, whose product MKLKTRAALGILLTTTFVHAAPKVDFARSQKDAGFKLNNIPPPSRNDAATGAKFTIIDGEGSKVELLNDGRVPAEADEGSMNFSFKDGNDGGRIQIDLGKAISVKAINSYSWHSGERSSQSYKIYAAKGDEKDFDPLPKRGPDPRTTGWKPIAKVSTGRGSQGGQHAASVTDPRTLSLGEFRYLLLDFDAVNPDGKQNTYLSEIDVIDAKGPAPEPFVPKILTTYQTPDKKYTFIVDSTIAPDLGKWANKELIPVVFEWYPKMVAMLPSDRYTAPETVTLEFRDDLGGTPAYAIGSKICMSVPFFNGQLEGEAKGCVIHELVHVIQNYWRASTTNPNPSPTPGWVTEGIPDYIRWFLFEPKLKGAEITTGNFEGAKYDSSYRVSANFLNWVVETHDKDFIRKLNAAAREGKYSEKVWKESTGKTAEELGKDWKDANAKRLKL is encoded by the coding sequence ATGAAGTTAAAAACCCGCGCCGCCCTCGGCATACTCCTCACCACCACCTTCGTCCACGCCGCGCCGAAGGTGGACTTCGCCCGCAGTCAGAAAGACGCGGGCTTCAAGCTCAACAACATCCCCCCGCCCTCCCGCAACGACGCCGCAACCGGTGCCAAATTCACCATCATCGATGGCGAGGGCTCGAAGGTCGAGCTGCTCAACGATGGCCGCGTCCCGGCGGAAGCGGACGAAGGCTCCATGAATTTCTCCTTCAAGGACGGCAATGATGGCGGGCGGATCCAGATCGATCTGGGCAAGGCGATTTCCGTCAAAGCCATCAACTCCTATTCGTGGCATTCCGGCGAGCGCTCGTCGCAGTCCTACAAGATCTACGCGGCGAAGGGTGATGAGAAGGATTTCGATCCCCTGCCGAAACGCGGCCCTGATCCCCGCACCACCGGTTGGAAGCCCATCGCCAAGGTTTCCACAGGCCGCGGCAGCCAAGGAGGACAACATGCCGCCAGCGTCACCGATCCGCGTACCCTGAGTCTCGGTGAATTCCGTTACCTTCTGCTCGACTTCGACGCGGTGAACCCGGATGGGAAACAAAACACCTATCTCAGCGAAATCGATGTCATCGATGCCAAGGGACCGGCGCCGGAACCCTTCGTTCCGAAAATACTCACCACCTACCAGACCCCGGACAAGAAATACACCTTCATCGTGGATTCCACCATCGCTCCCGACCTCGGGAAGTGGGCGAACAAGGAACTCATCCCGGTCGTCTTCGAATGGTACCCGAAAATGGTCGCCATGCTTCCAAGCGACCGCTATACGGCTCCGGAGACCGTCACATTGGAGTTCCGGGACGATCTTGGCGGCACTCCCGCCTACGCGATCGGCAGCAAGATCTGCATGAGCGTCCCCTTCTTCAACGGCCAGCTTGAGGGAGAAGCCAAGGGATGCGTCATCCACGAACTCGTGCACGTCATCCAGAACTACTGGCGGGCATCCACCACCAATCCCAACCCATCCCCTACCCCGGGCTGGGTTACGGAGGGAATTCCGGACTACATCCGCTGGTTCCTCTTCGAGCCGAAACTCAAAGGTGCCGAGATCACCACGGGGAATTTCGAGGGAGCCAAATATGACAGCAGCTACCGTGTCTCGGCCAATTTCCTGAATTGGGTGGTCGAGACCCACGACAAGGATTTCATCCGCAAGCTGAACGCGGCGGCCCGGGAGGGAAAATACTCGGAGAAGGTCTGGAAGGAATCCACCGGCAAGACGGCTGAGGAACTTGGCAAGGACTGGAAAGACGCGAACGCCAAACGGCTGAAACTCTGA
- a CDS encoding glycoside hydrolase family 16 protein: MSRFLPAIVAALTIHTVSAEEPVTPPRDPAYELVWSDEFTRDGPPDEAKWRSEIGFARNQELQWYQAENSRCHGGFLVIEARQEKVGNPDYSEGSRDWRKGRKEAAYTSGSLITVGGNQWHFGRSEVRARFKALPGLWPAIWTTGLGRWPHAGEIDIMEFYQDKILANFVWAGKGGRDHWNTTSHPIEKFGKDTWDDRFHLWVTEWDEEKITIYLDGRLLNTLPMKTAINADGPAINPFLSPQRFRLNLAVGANGGDPSKTSFPQRYEIDYVRIYQRKTDR; the protein is encoded by the coding sequence ATGTCTCGTTTCCTCCCAGCCATCGTTGCGGCTCTCACCATCCATACCGTCTCGGCGGAAGAGCCGGTCACACCTCCGCGTGATCCGGCCTATGAGCTGGTGTGGTCAGACGAGTTCACCAGGGACGGTCCGCCGGATGAGGCGAAATGGCGGTCGGAAATCGGATTCGCCCGGAATCAGGAGCTTCAATGGTATCAGGCGGAGAACTCCCGCTGCCACGGTGGATTCCTCGTGATCGAGGCACGACAGGAAAAGGTGGGAAATCCGGATTACTCGGAGGGCTCGCGCGATTGGAGAAAAGGGCGCAAGGAAGCCGCCTACACCTCGGGCTCCCTCATCACTGTCGGCGGGAACCAATGGCATTTCGGCAGGTCGGAGGTGCGGGCGCGCTTCAAGGCGCTACCCGGGCTGTGGCCCGCCATCTGGACGACGGGACTCGGACGATGGCCACACGCCGGGGAAATCGACATCATGGAGTTTTATCAGGACAAGATCCTGGCGAACTTCGTCTGGGCGGGAAAAGGCGGGCGAGACCATTGGAACACGACGTCCCACCCCATCGAAAAATTTGGAAAGGACACCTGGGATGATCGGTTCCACCTCTGGGTGACCGAATGGGATGAGGAAAAGATCACGATCTATCTGGATGGCCGGCTCCTCAACACGCTGCCCATGAAAACCGCCATCAACGCGGATGGTCCGGCGATCAATCCGTTTCTCTCCCCCCAGCGGTTCCGCTTGAATCTGGCGGTCGGCGCGAACGGAGGCGACCCGTCGAAAACATCGTTTCCCCAGCGTTATGAGATCGATTACGTCCGCATCTATCAGAGAAAAACCGACCGATGA